DNA from Halobaculum sp. XH14:
CAGTACGATCACTACTGCTGGCTGTGATTTCTGGACCAACAAGCGCATTCCTACTGCTGACGGTGATGAAGGCCACACCCTCCCCAGCCGCTTGCGCTCCTCGCTCGCAGGCTCGCTGTCGTTCGAAAGGCGTTTCGCGCCTTTCGTGATGACGAGAGAGCTCCGCTCTCTCGAACCACGGTGCTCACCCCTCGCGCGCGTCCGGCGGGCCTCCGTGCCCGCCGGCACGCGCCGACCGCACTTGGACGGACGAGCCGCGGGAGCTTTCGAGGCGGTCGTCGCTGAGGCCGAAACGATACCGGGTGCGACGGATTTGGAGGACTTTCTTGGTGGTCGACACGCGGCCGTCTCCACGAAATCCGATTCCAACGAAAAGTTCCCGATGGCTTGAAGAACACGGGCGACGCGACACGGACGATGGCCTCCTCCGGCGACATCCGCGTGCTGCTCGTGATCGACCTCGTGCTCTCGCTCGCGTTCGGGGCGCTCGCGCTGTTCGCGCTCAGCATGGCCGACATCGCCGAGTTCACGCCGGTCAACGTCGCCCTCGCGACCGCCGTGCTCGCCGTCCTCACCTACGTCGTCGTGTTGCGGGAGTAGCCGCCGGCGCGAACGGCCGGCGAACCGCGGTCCGAACGATCCGTGGCCACGCCTCTCGGTCCGACCTGCACCACCGGAACCCGACCGATCATCCTCGACCCGCGGGCGTCGCCTGGGGTGCGGTGGCACGGCGCGCGCGAGCCAAACCCGGCCGACCTGTCTGGTCACCTGATAATACGTTCGTCAAGTTCGTTCGCAACGTTTGCCGGCCTCCCGCGGATATTACGTCCTTATACAAGGGGTATCGCGTTTTATTTCGGACGGTCATCTGGATACACACCCATGAATTTGTGAATTTCAACGTGTGGGTTTATGGTTGTCCGAATCAGCCCATCTGGCGTGATGCCCGACACGGATCACAGTAAAATCGGTGAATCGATGAACGAACGTTGCGTGCTGGTGGTGGGAGCATGACGCTCCTCCAGGCCGACCCGGCGGTCATCGCCGAGGGGGTCAACCTCATGTGGGTGCTCGTCGTCACCTTCCTCATCTTCTTCATGCACGCCGGCTTCGCGATGCTGGAGGCCGGGCAGGTGCGCTCGAAGAACGTGGCCAACCAGCTCACGAAGAACCTCCTGACGTGGAGCGTCGGGGTGACGTTCTTCTTCCTCGTCGGCGCGGGCGTCAACGCGCTCGTCGGGGGACTGACCGGCCCCGGCTCGACCGGGGTCGCCTCGGCGTTCTCCGTCCTGGCGCCCGGCGCGGCGAACGCCTGGGTCGGCTGGCTGTTCGGCGCGGTGTTCGCCATGACGGCGGCGACCATCGTCTCCGGCGCGGTCGCCGGCCGCATGAAGCTCCGCGCGTACGTCGCGTACACCGTGCTGCTCGCGGGGGTCATCTACCCGGTCGTCACCGGCCTGACGTGGGCCGGCGGCTTCCTGGGCGCGATGGGCTTTCACGACTTCGCCGGCGGCGTCATCGTCCACGCGATGGGCGGCGTCGCGGGCCTCACGGCCGCCTACATGGTCGGCCCGCGCGTCGACCGCTTCAACGACGACGGCTCGGTGAACGTCATCCCCGGCCACTCGTTGACGTTCGCAGCGCTGGGGACGCTCATCCTGGCGTTCGGCTGGTACGGTTTCAACGTCGGCACCGCGGCGACGGTGTTCTCCGTCTCCGACGGCACCCTCCAGCTCGGCGCGTTCGCCACGGTCGGCCGCGTCGCCGTCACGACGACGCTCGGCATGGCCGCCGGCGCGATCGGCGCGGCCGCGGCCACGCTGTACAAGACCGGAAAGGTCGACACGCTGTACGTCGCCAACGGCCTGCTGGCCGGGCTTGTCAGCGTGACCGCCATCACCGACGCCATCGTCTGGCCCGGCGCCGTGGCGGTCGGGCTGCTGGCCGGCATCCAGCTCCCGATCGTCTTCGCGTTCGTCGAGAAGCGTCTGAAGATCGACGACGTCTGCGCGGTGTTCCCGGTCCACGGCTCGGCCGGCGTGCTCGGCGCGCTGGCGTTCCCGTTCGTCGCCACCGAGTTCTGGGGCGGCGGCGGCGTCGGCTACCTCGTGAGCACGTTCACCACGCAGCTCGTCGGGGTCGTCGTCATCCTCGCGTGGACGGTCGTCGCCACCGGCGTCGTCTTCGGCGTCATCAAGGCGATGGGCGAGATCCGCGTCTCGCGTGAACACGAGATCGAGGGGCTCGACATCTCCGAACACGGCGTCAACACGTACCCCGAGTTCGGCAAGCCCGACACGGTCACGGACGGCGGGTTCACCGAGGAGAACGGCATCGTGCGCGCCGACGGCGGCGAGGAACCCAACGACGGCGGAATCAAGCTCGTCACGGCGTTCATCCGCCCCGACAAGCTCTCGGACGTGAAGGAGGGGCTCGCCGAGATCGGCGCGCCCTCGCTGTCGGTCACGAACGTCTCCGGCCGCGGCTCACAGCCCGCGAAGAAGGGCCAGTGGCGCGGCGAGGAGTACACCGTCGACCTCCACCAGAAGGTAAAGATCGAGTGCGTCGTCGCCGACATCCCGGCCGAGGACGTCGCGGTCGCGATCCGCGACGCCGCCCGGACGGGCGAACCCGGTGACGGCAAGGTGTTCGTCCTCCCGGTCGAGGACGCCTACCAGATCCGCACCGGCGAACAGGGGACCGTGGCCGTGTAAGGGGCTCCGGCCGCGAGCGAGCTCGCGAACCCCTTGCGTCGGACGGACTCGGACGAACACGCTACTGCACCAATCAGGCGGACCGATCCGGGCGAGCGTTCGCCCGACACGAGACTGACGAATCCCGGACCTGCGATCGCGGAACGAACCGGATGCCCCCTCCAGCGTGCGGCGCGGACGCGGTCGGGAGCGGCGAGGTACTGGGCTCATCGGGCGCGGGCGTCACCGCGACCCGCGCCCACCAACCGGCGCTGCATCCTGCCATCCGTGTCACGCCGACTCGTCGCGACCGACCGCCGCAGCCGTCCGCTGGACGGCGGCGCGTCCGACAACGACCGCCACTCCGGCGGCTCCCGCCGCCGGACCTTCCATACCACGACACCTTAGCGTTTAGTGACAAGGTTCGTGCGTGTTCGGCCTCGTCACGACGTCGCGAGCGGGTCGAAGCGATCGCCGGCCACGCCGACCCGGTAACTACTTTCCACCGGCCGCGCCAAGGCCAACCCATGAACACGCCGAGACGGTCCGGCTTCCTGGCGTCGCCGGCTGCGACTCGTCTGCTCACGCACGGTCTGCTCACACGCGGAGGTGTCCGCGCGTGAACCACGACCGCTCCCGCGACCTGTACGACCGGGCGCTGTCCGTCCTCGCGGGCGGCGTCAACTCCTCGGTTCGGGCGAGCATGCCGTACCCGTTCTTCGTCGAGAAGGGCGACGGCGCCCACGTCGTCGACGCCGACGGGAACCGCTACGTCGACTACGTCATGGGCTATGGCCCGCTGCTGTTCGGCCACGACCTCCCCGACCCCGTCACCGCGGCGATCCAGAAACACGCCAGCCAGGGGCCGATGTACGGCGCGCCGACCGAGATCGAGGTGGAACTCGCGGAGTTCGTGGCCCGCCACGTCCCGTCGGTGGAGATGCTCCGGTTCGTCAACAGCGGGACGGAGGCGACCATCTCGGCGGTCCGGCTCGCGCGTGGCTACACCGGCCGCGACAAGATCGTCGTGATGCAGGGCGGCTACCACGGCGCCCAGGAGTCGACGCTGGTCGAGACCGACGACGGCCCGTCCCACACCCACCCGTCCTCGCCCGGCATCCCCGAGTCGTTCGCCGAGCACACCATCGCCGTCCCGTTCAACGACGAGGAAGCCGTGCGGGCGGTGTTCGCCGAACACGGCGAGGAGATCGCCGCGGTCCTGACCGAACCCGTCCTCGGCAACACCGGCATCGTCCACCCCGTCGAGGGCTACCACGAGGCGCTCCGGGACCTCTGTGACGAGCACGGCTCGCTGCTCGTGTTCGACGAGGTGATCACCGGCTTCCGCGTCGGCGGCCTCCAGTGCGCCCAGGGGAAGTTCGGGATCACCCCCGACCTCACGACGTTCGGCAAGATCGTCGGCGGCGGGTTCCCCGTCGGCGCGATCGGCGGTCGCGCCGAGATAATCGAGCATTTCACGCCCGCCGGCGACGTGTTCCAGTCGGGCACCTTCTCGGGCCACCCGGTGACGATGGCGGCGGGCTACGAGACGCTCACGTTCGCCGCCGAGCACGACGTCTACGACCACGTGAACGGGCTCGCCGACCGGCTCCGCTCCGGCATCCAGGACGTCTGCGAGGACCACGCCCCCGAGTACACCGTCGTCGGCACCGACTCGATGTTCAAGACGGTGTTCACCCGCGAGGCCCCCGAGACGTTCGAGGGTCACTGCGAGGGCGGCTGTACACAGCGCGAGTCGTGCCCGCGGTACGAACTGTGTCCCAAGAACGGCGCGGACGTGAACGCGGCGGCGACTGATCGCTGGGAGCGCGTGTTCTGGCAGGAGATGAAGGAACGGGGCGTCTGGCTCACGGCGAACCAGTTCGAATCGCAGTTCGTTTCATATGCTCATACTGAGGAGGATGTCGAGCGCACGCTGGAGGCGTACAAAGAGGCGCTCTGATCTCACGGAATCTAGATCGTTGCAAGTTTCGGTCGTGCCGTCGGTCGAGTGACTACTCCAATGGTGACGACCGCGGAAGCCCCCGCGGTTCTCGGCTCGGGGGCCTCGCTGCGCGCTTCGCGCGCGGTCGCTCACTTCGTTCGCTCCCTCGCGCTGCAGTGCTTGCGTCGTCCGCCTTCCCCGAGAACCGCGGCCCCTTCCATTCCCACCCTCCGGCTGGTCGGCTGAGCGTCGCCCGATGAAGTGTCGGCATCGACTCGAACGGACACCCGCCCGTACCGCCGTGGGGTGTCGGGGTCGGATTGCTGTTGTAAGCCGACTCTACTCGCCAGAGCCAGGGTCGCCCGTCTCGGCCATCCGGCGGTCGTACTTGTCGATGGCCTCCCGGAGGGCGTCGCCCGCGTCGACGTCGAGCGCCTCACAGACCGCGAGCAGCGAGAACAGCGCGTCGCCGAGTTCGTCGGTGGACACGTCGAGCGCGTCCGGGTCCGCGCCGTAGCCCGTCGAGGTCGTCGCGTCCTTCGCGATCTCGCCGACCTCGGAGGCCAGATCGAGGATTCGGTACGCGGGCTCGCCGGTCAGGTCGTGGCGGTCGAGAAACGCCGCCACCTGCTCCTGTTCGTCCATGTCACCCCCGGCCGCGCGTTCGCACTGAAAGCTGGCGGTTTCGGGACTCGGCGGGGCTCCGCGCCGGCGCCGGCGACTCCCGCGCCCCGATTCCCGTCAACGCTTTCCCCCGGGACCGAGAGGGGGCGCGCATGAAGAACACCGACGGCACCGAGGCGGCCAAACGCGCCGCGGGCGAGTCGGCGGCCGACCTCGTCGCCGACGGCGACCTCGTCGGGCTCGGCACGGGCAGCACGGCGGCCCACGCCGTCCGCCGGCTCGGCGAGCGCGTCGACTCGGGCCTCGACGCCCGGGGCGTCGCCACCTCCTACCAGTCGCGCGAACTGGCCCGCGAGGCCGGCGTCCCGCTGGAATCGCTCGCGGACGTCGCCCGGGTCGACGTCGCCATCGACGGCGCGGACCAGGTCGCGGACGGCGACCTCGTGAAGGGCGGCGGGGCGGCACACGCCCGCGAGAAGGTGGTGGACGCGGCGGCCGACCGCTTCGTCGTCGTCGCCGACGACTCCAAGCTGGCGGACGCGCTCTCGCACCCGGTCCCCGTCGAGGTGCTGCCCGACGCCCGTGCGACCGTCCGGGACGCGCTCCGGGGGGCGGGCGGGGAGCCGACGCTCCGTGCCGCCGAACGCAAGGACGGCCCCGTCGTCAGCGACAACGGCAACCTCGTGTTCGACTGCGACTTCGGGACCGTATCGGACCCGGACGGGCTGGCCGTCCGGCTCTCGGCGATGCCGGGCGTGCTGGAGCACGGCCTGTTCGTCGGGCTCGCGGACGAACTGCACGTGGGGGCGGCCGACGGGAGCGTCTCGACGCGGTCGCTGCGCTGAGTCGTCGCCGCGGGACCGGTGTGGTGGGGCCGTCGCTACGCGGTCGGTACGTCGTCGCCGCGCGGTAAGCACGTCGTCGCCGCTACGCGGTCGGCGCGATAAAGAAGTGGAGGTGGATCGCCTGAGTTACAGGTCGCGCGGCTGAACCGTCTTCCGGTCGTTCTCCTCCGCGCGGCGGGCGGCGTCTTCGAGCAGCTCGGACACTTCCCCGTCGAGCGCGTCGTAGAAATCCGACGCGACGTTCTTGTCGTTCAGGTACTCCTTGACGGCTGCCTTGACGATGAGGTCTGCCATGCAGCCGACTTTTTTCCGTCCCTCCTTATAAGATTTCCCAAGTGGGGGCGAAGCCAACGCCTCTCGCGGCCGTTCACGGGGGATTCGTTCCGAGCGCCCCACAAATCCCGCGGAAAATCCTCGCGGACCCAGCCGTCGGTCGCGCGCCCGCACCGACGGGTTCGAGTCGGTCGGGAACGGACACCCGGGCATGAGAGAGACGCTCGACGCGCTCGCGGCCGGGGACCTCACGCCCGCCGAGGCCGAGGCCCGGCTCCGGGGCTACGCCACCGCCGACCTCTCGGCAGCCGCCGACCCGGCAGATTCCACCGACGCCGCCGACGGCTCCCGGGCCAGCACCGCTGACGGATCCACGACCGCCGGCGGGGGCGGAGCATCCGGGAGCGCCGCGACGAGAACCGCGCTGTTCGACGCCAGCAGGGAGCGCCGCCGCGGCCTCCCGGAGGGCATCCTGGCCGAGGGGAAGACGCCCGCCGAGACCGCCGCGCTGGCGGAGACGGCCCTGGAGACGACCGGCCGCGCGCTGGTCACCCGGGCGGACGACCGGACGGCCGACCGGGTCCGCACGTCGCTCGCGGCGGTCGCCCCCGACGCGACCGTCGAGCGCGACGCCCGGGCGCGGACGGTCGTCGCCACCGTCCCCGACTTCGAGCGCCCCGAGATCGACGCGACCGTCGCGGTCGTCACCGGCGGGACGGCCGACGCCGCCGCGGCGGGCGAGGCCGCGGTCGTCGCCCGCGAGGCCGGCCCGGACGTGAAACTGATCGAGGACGTCGGCGTCGCAAACCTCGACCGCATGCTCGACGCAGTCGGGGAGTTCCGGGACGCGGACAGCCTCGTCGTCGCGGCCGGGCGGGAGGGCGCGCTCCCGACCGTCGTCGCCGGACTGGTGGACGTGCCGGTCGTCGGGCTGCCGGTCTCGTCGGGCTACGGCGCCGGCGGCGACGGGCGGGCGGCGCTGCTCGGCCTCCTGCAGTCCTGTACGGTGCTCTCGACGGTCAACGTCGACGCCGGGTTCGTCGCCGGGGCGCAGGCGGCCCTCGTCGCGAGATCCGTGGCACGTGCCCGCACGGGCGGCTGATTTCGAACGTTTGAACGGGGCAACGAAGTCGATCTTGCCACGAATCGTGAAAGGGTATATCAGTCGTGGCGGCGTATCCGCCCCCACCGGCAGTGGTGGATGCCGGTCGACCATGCCACGCTGCGACAACTGCGGGTCGCACGTCTCGGACCGCTTTGTCCGCGTGTTCAGCGACGAGCACGGGCGACTCAACGCCTGTCCGTCGTGTTCCGCGAACGCGGGGATCGCCGAAGTGGCGCGAGAACGGACCCGCGTCGACGACTGAATCGCTCGGAACCCGTCCACAACGCGCCCGGTTCGCGGTGCGCTGGGGGTTCCCGGTTGCAGTACGGGCCGCACGGTGCCCGCGCCGATCCGGCCGGTGACCGGACCGACCGCGTGCCGGCCGACTTATGCTCCGGGCACCCGACTCGCCGCCGTGACCGACCACTTCGTCTACCTCCTCGAGTGTGCCGACGGCAGCTTCTACACCGGCTACACGACCGACGTGGAGCGGCGCGTCGCGGAACACGACGCCGGCGAGGGCGCGAAGTACACCCGCGGTCGCACCCCGGTCGAACTGGTCCACGTGGAGGCGTTCGACTCGAAGTCGGCCGCGATGGCCCGCGAGTACGACGTCAAACAGCTCTCCCGGCGGCGGAAGGAGCGACTCGTCGGGGAGGACTGACGCAGGGGCAGCGAGGGGGGGACCGGGTGGGAAGCGACCGCGGTTACGGCACGTCCAGGAACTCGTCCTTGTGGCCGGCGTAGTGGGCGACCCGCCGGCCGAGCTTCAGCGTGCGCTCGCGGAGCGCGTCGTCGACGAACTCGTAGCGGGACTCGGCACCGATGCCCTCGCCCGGGCCGTCGCGCTTCTCGAAGCGGTCGCGGGCGTTCCGGAGGCCGACCTGGAGCGGCACGGTCCAGCCGTGGACGCCCCTGACCGTCGCCCGCATGTGTGCCAGCGTCGACTCGTAGGAGCCGCCCCCGGCCGCGGCGAACAGCCCGACGACGGTGTCCTCGTACTCGTCGAACGAGCACCAGTCGTGGAAGCTGCGGAACGCCGAGGAGTACGAGCCGTGGTACACCGGCGAGCCGAGGAGGACGCCGTCGGCGGCCCGCATCCGTTCGAGCAGGTCCGCGACGTCGCCGGCCTCGGCGACGTCTCGGTCGGGGTCGTACAGCGGCGCGTCGACCGCCGGGTCGCCCAGGTCGATGTAGTCGGTCTCCGCGCCGTACTCGGCGGCCGAATCGAGCGCGTAGTGGAGCGCGGCGCGGGTGTAGCTCCCGTCGCGGCGCGAGCCACAGACCGCGACCACACGAGGTGCCTCTGCCATTGCTTCCACTCCGAGGGCGGAGGCGAAAAGCGACACGATAGCATCGCCGGCCCCCCGGCGGCGGCATCGACCCGCACGCCGCCGCGACACCGGCTTTTTCTCCTCGGCCGGCGATTTTGCGGTATGGACACCGACGCCATCGCCTTCGGGACGGACGGCTGGCGGGCGACGCTCGACACGTTCACCGACGAGCGCGTCCGCGCGGTCGGACAGGCGGTCGCCGACTACCTGGACGAGGCCGGCGAGTCCGGCCCGGTCCTCGTCGGCTACGACGCCCGCCCGACGAGCGAGGGGTTCGCCGACTCGCTCGCCGCGGTGCTCTCGGGCAACGGCTTCGACGTGCTGCTCCCCGAGCGGGACTGCCCGACGCCGCTGGTCGCCCACGCCATCGTCGAGCGCGGCGCGGCGGGCGCGATGATGCTCACCGCCTCGCACAACCCGCCGGAGTACAACGGCGTGAAGTTCGTCCCGAGCGACGGCGCGCCGGCGCTCCCCGAGGTGACCGAGCGAATCGAGGCGAACCTCCGCGAACCCGACCCGGCGGCGTCCGCCGACGAACGTGGGGAGATCGAGCGCGTCGACCTCGTGAGTCCCCACGCCGAGCACGCCCGTGACCTCGTCGACGCCGACCTCTCCGGGCTGACGGTCGCCTACGACGCGATGCACGGCAGCGGGCGCGGCGTCACCGACGCCCTCCTCGAATCTGCCGGGGCCGACGTGATCCGCCTCCGCTGCGAGCGGGACGCCGAGTTCGGCGGGTCGCCGCCGGAACCGAGCGCCGACAACCTCGCGGCGCTCGTCGAGGCGGTCGAACGCGGCGACGCCGACCTGGGCATCGCCAACGACGGCGACGCCGACCGTCTCGCGGTCGTCACCCCCCAGGGCGGCTTCCTCGACGAGAACCTGTTCTTCGCGGCGACGTACGACGGCATGCTGGACGAGCAGTCCGGCCCCGCCGTCCGCACCGTCTCGACGACGTTCCTCATCGACCGCGTCGCGGAGGCGCACGGCGAGGACGTCTTCGAGACGGCGGTCGGGTTCAAGTGGGTCGCGCGGGCCATCGCCGAGCACGACGCCCTCATCGGCGGCGAGGAGTCGGGCGGGTTCACCGTCCGCGGGCACGTCCGTGAGAAGGACGGCGTGCTGATGGCGCTGTTCGCGGCCGCACTGGAGGCCGACGAGCCGTACGACGAGCGCGTCGACCGCCTCGAGGGCGAACACGGTCGCATCGTCGCGGACAAGACCAGCGTCGACTGCCCGGACGACGAGAAGGCGCGGGTCATCGACGAACTCGCCGAGCACATTCCCGACGAGGTGGCCGGGCAGGCGGTCGCCGACGTGGTGACCGTCGACGGCTTCAAGCTGCTGCTGGCGGACGGCTCCTGGATGCTCGTCCGGCCGAGCGGGACGGAGCCGAAGATGCGCATCTACGCCGAGTCGAGTTCCGCGGAGCGCTCGCGGGCGATTCTTGCGGACGGGCGGGAGCTAGTCGCGCCGCTCGTGTAGGGCGCCGCGCAGTCTGTGCTCCTCCGACGCATTCTCCTCGTCGCTCTCGACCTCGAACCCCAGCGACTCGTAGAACGGCGCGATGTCCGCGCGGAAGTCGGCCGTGAGCGTCCCGTCCGCGCGCTCGGCCGCGGTTCGGACGAGGTCGCCGCCGATCCCTCCCCCGCGGCGACGACGCCGGACGGCGACGGCTTCGACGTGGCTCCCGTCGAGCACGAGCGCGCCGGTGACGGTGCCGTCGTCGACCGAGACGAGCACCTCGCCCGCACGGAGTCGGTGCTCGAGGTCGTCGGGGACGTCTAGCAGCGCGCCGTTCAGGACTCGCCGAACGTCGAGCGCGTCGTCCGGGGTCGCGTCTCGAACCGCCGTCCTGCTGGCGTCGGTCCCGCCATCGGAATCTGTCATCCGCCCTTGATGAGTCGGAGCACCTTCACCCGACTCGCGTCGACCGCGCGGTCGTCGGGGACCGGCGAGCCGTCGACCAGCGCCGTCACCTCGTGCGGGGAGTAGCCCACGGCCCGGCAGAGGTCGGCGTACGTCGCGTCGGCGTCGACGGAGACGTCCTCGGTCCCCTCGCCGACGACCTCGACGGTCACGTCCATATCCGGTTTCGGCGGGCTGCGGGTTTCAGCGTTTGCTCTCGGTTCCGTTTGATGGGGTCTCGAACTACCTCGCTGCTGTCGCCCTCGGTGCAGGATCAATCGTCGCTTCGACCGCCTCGAAAGCCCCCGCGGCTCTCGGCTCGGTGCGGCCGCTGCGCTCCTCGGCTCGCTCGCCTGCGATGCTCGTCCCTCGCACGAGCGGCCGCGCTGGCGCGCGGCCGCCGCGCGCCACGAGGATCAGATGAGTTTGCGACCCGGAAGCTCACCGGTAATCGACGGCAGCGGAAACCGTGAATTCACCGCGACCGGACCCGCGGTGCGGTCCCCGTACCCAGGAGCGCGAGCGACAGGATTCCGACGGAGCCGAGCACGTGCAGTAACCCGAGCGCGGCGGCCGCGATCGCGACGAGAAGCGTGGCGGACGCCGTCGAAACCCGGTTCGTGGAAAACCGCCCGGCGACGGCGCGGCCGACGGCCAGCGTTCCGACCGCCAGCGAGAGCAGCACGCCCGCGAGCAGCAGCGGGACGAGCAGGCCGAGCAGCGGCAGGCCGACGACCGTGGCGGCGACGAGGACGACGCCGAGCATCGAGGCGAGCGCGACGCCGACGCCGCGGCCGAGCGTCCGTGCCGGCGCGTCGGCGACCCCTGCGGCCAGCGTCTCGGTCCGCGGGTCCACGCGGGCGAGCGCCACCCCGAGCAGGCCGCCCAGAAGCGGGAGCAGCACGGGCAGCCAGCCGGCCAGCCGGATCGCGACCCCGGCCGGGCCGAGCAATGCGTCGGTCGGCCGGCGCTCGCCGGCCACAGTGCCGCCGCGGTCCCGGAGCCGTGCGTCGTACTCGAAGTCGCCGCCCACGGTCGCGCCCTCGGCCAGCACGGCCGTCGCGCCGAGCACCGTCGCGTCGCCCGTCTCGCCCGCGATGGTGACCGTCTCGCCGCCGGCGTTGACGTCGCCGACGCTCCCGGTCCCGGCGACCTCGACGGTGCCGCCGTAGGCGGTGACCGGGCCGCGGACCTCACCTGCGAGGAGCACGCGCCCGCCGAACGCCTGCGCGTCGCCGGTCACGACCGCGCCCTCGGTCAGCACGACGACCCCGCCGTACGCCCGGAGGTCGCCCTCGACCGTGCCGGCGACGACGACGCGGCCGCCGCTCGCGGTCACGTCGCCCGCGACCGTCTCGTTCGGGGCGACCGCGACGGTGGTGAACGGCCCGGACGGGACGCCGGTGGCGTTAGCGTTCTCGGTCGATGACTGGGTGCCCGCGGCCGTAGCGGGTGTGGCGACGGCGGCGATGCCCCCGCCGACCGCGCCGCCCAGAAGGACGAGACAGCACGCCCCGACGAGCGCGACGCGGGTCGTGCGGGGGGCACTGGTCGACACGCGAGCGGGTTTCCGGGGCGCGGGTATAGGTTTCGTGGTCCCGCCGTCGGATCAACGGCCGTCCCGCAGTCGGGCGAACGCGTACCAGCAGAGCCCGGCGGTGCCGACGACGAAGCCGCCCCACAGCAGGAGGCCGCTGTCGAACAGGTCCGGCACGAGGTGGGTGACCCCGCCGACGAGCGAGCAGAGGACGCCGAACAGGAGGAGCACGAGGGCGTCGAACTGGACCCGGGTGACGGAGGGCGTCGCCATGCGGGACGCGACGGGCGGGGTCGTGAAAACGCGTTCGGGACGTGACCGTCTCGGGGTGTTTATGCCGACGGCCGACCCACCACCGTCCATGAGCGAGGCCGACGCCGCGGACGGGGGGGCCACGACCGGCCGGGAGGTCTGGATCGAGAAGTACCGGCCACAGACGCTCGCGGACGTCCACGGGCACGAGGACATCGTCTCGCGCCTGCGGAGCTACATCGACCGGAACGACCTGCCGCACCTCCTGTTCGCGGGGCCGGCCGGCGTCGGGAAGACGACCTGTGCGGTCGCCATCGCGAAGGAGATCTACGAAGACGACTGGCAGACGAACTTCCTCGAACTGAACG
Protein-coding regions in this window:
- a CDS encoding ammonium transporter; translated protein: MTLLQADPAVIAEGVNLMWVLVVTFLIFFMHAGFAMLEAGQVRSKNVANQLTKNLLTWSVGVTFFFLVGAGVNALVGGLTGPGSTGVASAFSVLAPGAANAWVGWLFGAVFAMTAATIVSGAVAGRMKLRAYVAYTVLLAGVIYPVVTGLTWAGGFLGAMGFHDFAGGVIVHAMGGVAGLTAAYMVGPRVDRFNDDGSVNVIPGHSLTFAALGTLILAFGWYGFNVGTAATVFSVSDGTLQLGAFATVGRVAVTTTLGMAAGAIGAAAATLYKTGKVDTLYVANGLLAGLVSVTAITDAIVWPGAVAVGLLAGIQLPIVFAFVEKRLKIDDVCAVFPVHGSAGVLGALAFPFVATEFWGGGGVGYLVSTFTTQLVGVVVILAWTVVATGVVFGVIKAMGEIRVSREHEIEGLDISEHGVNTYPEFGKPDTVTDGGFTEENGIVRADGGEEPNDGGIKLVTAFIRPDKLSDVKEGLAEIGAPSLSVTNVSGRGSQPAKKGQWRGEEYTVDLHQKVKIECVVADIPAEDVAVAIRDAARTGEPGDGKVFVLPVEDAYQIRTGEQGTVAV
- the hemL gene encoding glutamate-1-semialdehyde 2,1-aminomutase, with protein sequence MNHDRSRDLYDRALSVLAGGVNSSVRASMPYPFFVEKGDGAHVVDADGNRYVDYVMGYGPLLFGHDLPDPVTAAIQKHASQGPMYGAPTEIEVELAEFVARHVPSVEMLRFVNSGTEATISAVRLARGYTGRDKIVVMQGGYHGAQESTLVETDDGPSHTHPSSPGIPESFAEHTIAVPFNDEEAVRAVFAEHGEEIAAVLTEPVLGNTGIVHPVEGYHEALRDLCDEHGSLLVFDEVITGFRVGGLQCAQGKFGITPDLTTFGKIVGGGFPVGAIGGRAEIIEHFTPAGDVFQSGTFSGHPVTMAAGYETLTFAAEHDVYDHVNGLADRLRSGIQDVCEDHAPEYTVVGTDSMFKTVFTREAPETFEGHCEGGCTQRESCPRYELCPKNGADVNAAATDRWERVFWQEMKERGVWLTANQFESQFVSYAHTEEDVERTLEAYKEAL
- a CDS encoding MazG-like family protein, with translation MDEQEQVAAFLDRHDLTGEPAYRILDLASEVGEIAKDATTSTGYGADPDALDVSTDELGDALFSLLAVCEALDVDAGDALREAIDKYDRRMAETGDPGSGE
- the rpiA gene encoding ribose-5-phosphate isomerase RpiA, which gives rise to MKNTDGTEAAKRAAGESAADLVADGDLVGLGTGSTAAHAVRRLGERVDSGLDARGVATSYQSRELAREAGVPLESLADVARVDVAIDGADQVADGDLVKGGGAAHAREKVVDAAADRFVVVADDSKLADALSHPVPVEVLPDARATVRDALRGAGGEPTLRAAERKDGPVVSDNGNLVFDCDFGTVSDPDGLAVRLSAMPGVLEHGLFVGLADELHVGAADGSVSTRSLR
- a CDS encoding DUF1931 domain-containing protein, whose product is MADLIVKAAVKEYLNDKNVASDFYDALDGEVSELLEDAARRAEENDRKTVQPRDL
- the larB gene encoding nickel pincer cofactor biosynthesis protein LarB, which codes for MRETLDALAAGDLTPAEAEARLRGYATADLSAAADPADSTDAADGSRASTADGSTTAGGGGASGSAATRTALFDASRERRRGLPEGILAEGKTPAETAALAETALETTGRALVTRADDRTADRVRTSLAAVAPDATVERDARARTVVATVPDFERPEIDATVAVVTGGTADAAAAGEAAVVAREAGPDVKLIEDVGVANLDRMLDAVGEFRDADSLVVAAGREGALPTVVAGLVDVPVVGLPVSSGYGAGGDGRAALLGLLQSCTVLSTVNVDAGFVAGAQAALVARSVARARTGG
- a CDS encoding DUF7563 family protein, whose amino-acid sequence is MPRCDNCGSHVSDRFVRVFSDEHGRLNACPSCSANAGIAEVARERTRVDD
- a CDS encoding GIY-YIG nuclease family protein, which gives rise to MTDHFVYLLECADGSFYTGYTTDVERRVAEHDAGEGAKYTRGRTPVELVHVEAFDSKSAAMAREYDVKQLSRRRKERLVGED
- a CDS encoding NADPH-dependent FMN reductase, encoding MAEAPRVVAVCGSRRDGSYTRAALHYALDSAAEYGAETDYIDLGDPAVDAPLYDPDRDVAEAGDVADLLERMRAADGVLLGSPVYHGSYSSAFRSFHDWCSFDEYEDTVVGLFAAAGGGSYESTLAHMRATVRGVHGWTVPLQVGLRNARDRFEKRDGPGEGIGAESRYEFVDDALRERTLKLGRRVAHYAGHKDEFLDVP
- a CDS encoding phosphoglucomutase/phosphomannomutase family protein, with the translated sequence MDTDAIAFGTDGWRATLDTFTDERVRAVGQAVADYLDEAGESGPVLVGYDARPTSEGFADSLAAVLSGNGFDVLLPERDCPTPLVAHAIVERGAAGAMMLTASHNPPEYNGVKFVPSDGAPALPEVTERIEANLREPDPAASADERGEIERVDLVSPHAEHARDLVDADLSGLTVAYDAMHGSGRGVTDALLESAGADVIRLRCERDAEFGGSPPEPSADNLAALVEAVERGDADLGIANDGDADRLAVVTPQGGFLDENLFFAATYDGMLDEQSGPAVRTVSTTFLIDRVAEAHGEDVFETAVGFKWVARAIAEHDALIGGEESGGFTVRGHVREKDGVLMALFAAALEADEPYDERVDRLEGEHGRIVADKTSVDCPDDEKARVIDELAEHIPDEVAGQAVADVVTVDGFKLLLADGSWMLVRPSGTEPKMRIYAESSSAERSRAILADGRELVAPLV